A genomic stretch from Hymenobacter psoromatis includes:
- a CDS encoding DNA-binding response regulator, which translates to MPVTCIAVDDEPLALALLCTFIEQTPFLKLVGRYGSGVEALKGLHELTEPVELAFLDIQMQELTGLELARVLGQQAAPPRIIFTTAFPQYALEGYKVDALDYLVKPFNYEEFLRAANKGRAYAELSHASADAPAPTPPNVEEEHIFLKVEYQLVRVALSDILYVEGLKDYVKVHLKSTPRALLSLMSLRAMEEKLSVRRFLRIHRSFIVALDKIEAVRRLTVQIGTETIPVGEQYKEAFQQFLSRWS; encoded by the coding sequence ATTCCCGTTACCTGCATTGCCGTTGATGATGAGCCGCTGGCGCTGGCGCTCCTCTGCACGTTTATCGAGCAAACGCCTTTTCTGAAGCTGGTGGGCCGCTATGGCAGCGGCGTGGAAGCCCTCAAGGGCCTCCACGAGCTGACTGAGCCGGTAGAGCTGGCTTTTCTCGACATCCAGATGCAGGAGCTGACCGGCCTGGAGCTGGCGCGGGTGCTGGGCCAGCAGGCCGCGCCGCCGCGCATCATTTTCACCACCGCCTTCCCGCAATATGCGCTGGAAGGCTACAAGGTCGATGCCCTCGATTACCTGGTGAAGCCGTTCAACTACGAAGAGTTTCTGCGGGCCGCCAACAAGGGCCGCGCCTACGCCGAGCTGAGCCACGCCAGCGCCGATGCGCCCGCCCCTACCCCCCCCAACGTGGAGGAAGAGCACATTTTCCTGAAAGTGGAGTACCAGCTCGTGCGCGTGGCGCTGAGCGATATTCTGTACGTGGAAGGTCTGAAAGACTACGTAAAAGTGCATCTCAAAAGCACGCCGCGCGCCCTGCTTTCGCTCATGAGCCTGCGCGCGATGGAAGAAAAGCTGTCTGTCCGGCGCTTCCTGCGCATCCACCGCTCCTTCATCGTGGCCCTCGACAAGATTGAGGCCGTGCGCCGCCTCACCGTGCAGATTGGCACCGAAACCATTCCCGTGGGCGAACAATACAAAGAAGCCTTCCAGCAGTTCCTGAGCCGCTGGAGCTGA